In Marinitoga hydrogenitolerans DSM 16785, the genomic window ACATATCAATATACGAAATTTATATTCATTATAATTTTATCAAATTATTGTAAAATTTTTTGATATAAAATGCCTGAAAAATAAGAGTTTGTAAAAAAAGTATTAATATGTTATAATTCTCACTGAATATATATTAGAGGTGGTTCTTATGAATAATCAATATATGTTGAAAACTGAGTATTTTGATATAGTTTATAAAATAATTAAATCAAGGAGAAAAACACTTTCGATTATAATTGATGAAACTGGTGAGGTTTTAGTTAAAGCACCAAAATGGCTACCAGATTTTGAAATTAAAAAATTTGTTTTTGATAAAAGAATTTGGATTGTTTCAAAGATGATGAAATTTAAAGAGAAACCCTTAATAAAAAGAAAATATGAAAGTGGAGAAGAATTTTTATTTTTGGGAAAGAATTATAAATTAATTACTATCGAAGGAAATTATGATATTGGTATCCAGGATGGTTTCCTATATATTTCTTTAAAAAAAGAATTCTTTGATAATACAGAATTAAAAAAAACAATGATATTAAAATGGTATAAAAATGAAGCAAAAAAGATTATAAATAGAAGATTAGAGTACTATTCTAAACTGATGAAATTAAAATATGGCAAGGTGTATATAAGAGATCAGAAAACACGTTGGGGAAGTTGTTCTGGGAAAAATAATTTGAGTTTTAACTTTAGAATTATAATGGCTCCAATGAGAAAATTAGAT contains:
- a CDS encoding M48 family metallopeptidase, with translation MNNQYMLKTEYFDIVYKIIKSRRKTLSIIIDETGEVLVKAPKWLPDFEIKKFVFDKRIWIVSKMMKFKEKPLIKRKYESGEEFLFLGKNYKLITIEGNYDIGIQDGFLYISLKKEFFDNTELKKTMILKWYKNEAKKIINRRLEYYSKLMKLKYGKVYIRDQKTRWGSCSGKNNLSFNFRIIMAPMRKLDYIIVHELAHIVYKHHQKEFWDYVSIYCNDYQESKKWFRENGNKLTL